The Nicotiana tabacum cultivar K326 chromosome 1, ASM71507v2, whole genome shotgun sequence genome segment aAGCTTCGAGATTCAGCCATTGGAGCTGAAGTTGAGCTTCACTGAGCTCATTCTAATTGCAGtgttatcatggtatcagagcgaggttaATCCTCCTAAAATCGCGAGGTTAATCCTCATCACATCTTCTCTTTCATTTACTGATTCTCTCTTCCCTTTCCCTTTTCTGTTTTTGACCTAATATGATCGATTTGCCCTAAATTTGATCAATTTTTCGATTTTGGTTAACCTACCACGTAGAGATCTAAGATTTTTGGTTCCGATCATTTTTGCCCTATCAAATTCAACTAATTCAGTACTCTAATGGCTGTCACTGATCAACAAGATGCGAATTTTGCTAATACGAGTGTCGCGATACCTCCGAGCACGGGAATTGATCCAAGTGATCCTCTGAATCTGCGCCCATCTGATAATCCTGGTGCAATGCATGTGTCTATCCCATTTGATGGGATAGGGTATAGATCCTGGACACATAGTGTTCTTCGTAGATTATCCATAAAGAACAAATTAGGCTTTGTCAGTGGGGAATACAAACAACCAAATCCACAATCCCCAAACTATAGGCAGTGGGAACGATGTGGCAACATGGTAACTTTGTGGATTCTAAACTCTCTTTCCAAAGAGATTGCGGATAGTGTGGAATATGTGAGTGATGCTGTTGAATTATGGAAGGAGCTGGAGGATCGCGAACAAACCAATGGAGCTAGATTGTATCAAGTTCAGAAAGAAATCGATGATCTCTCTCAATGAGTCCTTGACATCATTGACtattatactaagctgaaaaagtTGTGGGAAGAATTAAATACTCTGAACAAAAGGACTCGGTGTAGTTGTGTTTGTAGTTGTGGGGCAAAGGAAAGCATGTACAAGGCTGAACAAGATAGAAGATTGATACAGTTTCTCATGGGACTCAATGAAGTGCATACTGTAGTTCGAGGAAGTATCCTTATGATAAATCTACTGCCCATAATGGCCCAAGCCTTTTCTTTACTTGTCCAGGATGAAAAGCAAAGGGAAATTAAACCaaataatcaattttcaattGAGTCCACCTCTTTGAATGTGAACAATGCAGGACCGAGTCCTTTTAGAACCAATTTCTCACCAAGCTACAATTACTCTGGAAATAATAGAGGTCGTCCTATGTGTGATTTTTGCAAGAGGCCAGGCCATACTTGGGATAAGTGTTGCAAATTACATGGTTATCCGAAAAATGGACAGAACTCTGCACGATATTCTCAGAGTACTTAGAACTCCAATCAAAATTTTAGACCCAACAGAGGAAAGAGGATGGTAGAAAATGTGCAAGGAGTGCCAGTTGATGCAATGACAAGCAATCTTGATGAGTGTGATACCCAAGATGAGAATCAGAATGTAAACCTGACTAAGGAGCAATATGGACAACTTGTTAACCTGCTTCAACATTTCCAACTTGGCAATGATAGAGAGAACTCTAACAACTCAAATCCTACCAATGCTGTGAACTTTGCAGGTATTGTTGTTTGCACATCTTCTATTGATTTTGATAAACTATCTTATAGATGCTTTGAATCAAAGATTGACACATGGATACTAGATTCAGGAGCCTCAAACCACATCACCTTTAACAAATCCCTACCGTCTGACATTGTAACCTTGCTTTATAGCCTTTTAGTTGTTTTACCAAATGGCTATAAAGTAAAGGTGACAGAAATTGGAAATGTAAAACTTGCACCTGAGGTCACTCGGTATAAAGTTCTTCACATTCCTTTATTTAAATTCAACCTTATTTCTGTATATTGGTTAAGTAAACACCTAAGAGGTATGACTTCTTTCATTGACAATACTTGTCTTCTGTAGGCCCCTTCACTGAAGAGGCCTCTAGAGATTGGTAAAGTCAATGATGGGTTGTACCTGCTGTGCTCTCATTGTCTAAGAAATAAAAGTCTGACTAGCAAAGCTGTTGTTTGTTCTTCTACTCATTCTTATGATGTAAATAGTCATTTCTTGAACGACCTACATCCTCATGCATCTGTAAATAGGTCACCCTTGAGACATCAATGTCCAATTGTAAATAATCCATCTCTGAATAATAAGACTCATTGTTCTGTCTCCAACTCCTGCATATTTCAAGCCAATGATGTTAACCTTCTATGGCATAACAGGCTAGGACATGTACCTTTTGTGAAAATGAGGGGAATAACTTCTATACCAGTTTCTTTATCTTCTAGACAACTTTTTAATTGTTCAATTTGCCCTATGGCTAGACAGGGTAGGCTTCCCTTTCCCCAAAGGACTAGCACTTCAAACAAAATTTTTGAACTCTTACATGTGGACCTGTGGGGCCCTTACCATGAGTGTACACATGACAAGTAAAAATACTTTATTACTATGGTTGCTGATTTTAGTAGGTCCACTTGGACTCACCTGTTAACATGTAAAAGCAATGCCCTCCAGACTATCAAAGTCTTTGTTTCCTTAGTTGAAAACTAATTTAAGACCTCCATCAAGTCCATAAGGTCTGATAATGGACTGGAATTTGTTTACACTGAAGCTGCATTGTTCTTTCAATCAAAAGGGATCATTCACCAAAAGAGTTGCCCATATACCCCCAATAGAATGAGGTAGTAGAGAGGAAACACATATACCTTCTTGAAACAGCCAGGGCCTTATTATTTCAGTCCAAATTGCCTTTGAAGTACTGGGGGAAATGTATTCTGACAGCAACCTACATCATAAATAGACTGTCTACCACCTATCTCAAAAATAAGTCTCCTTTTGAAGTATTGTACAATAGGAAACCAGATTACTCTCAATTGAGAAGCTTTGGTTGCCTATGTTTCCCAACAATACCGAAGATCTATAGAGATAAGTTTGAACCGAGGACAACACCACATGTCTTTATGGGCTATCCCTTTGGCACAAAAGGTTACAAAGTGCTGAGTTTAGCTACCAAAAGAATCCACATTTCCAGAGATGTAGTGTTTCATGAATTTGTTTTCCCCTTCACTTTCAGTTTCAAATCTTCCTCTTTTCCTTCAACTCTTCATTCACTTCCTCTCAGTACCACGGTTGATACCAACACAGAGCCATTCTCAGAAGGAACTATGAGTGATCAAAGGAATGCATGCAATACACCCAATGTTATGTCACCTTCCCCTAATGCCTCTTCTCCCTCTGATCATTTACACTTTTCACCTGCACCTGTCACTGCAGACTCATCACCAATGCAGAATACCTCCATCCCACACATCTACAATTCACCTTCAACATAGCACACACCTGGCCCAACTCCACTTTTGAAAAGGTCACTAAGAGAACATAAAACACCTGCATACCTGAAAGATTACATATATTCTGTGCATCAACCTGCCTTACATAAATAAACAGCTGCACTTCAACATTCTGACTTCTCTCTGAATGCACTATTTTCAAAACATCACTATATTTCTGCTAATACTCTAGTTCATAATAGTCAATCTTTGGTAAGTAGCATATGCAATGATAGTGAACCTTCTTCTTTAGAGGAGGCTTCCATCAATCCTGCTTAGCAAGAAGCTATGGTTCAGGAATTTGAAGCTCTTTATGCCAACAACACATGAGACCTAGTATCACTACCTCTtgggaagaaggcaattggatgcaGGTGGGTTTACAAAGTGAAATAGAACCATTGAAAGGTTTAAAGCTAGGTTTGTAGTGAAAGGCTAcacattgttgatacccaattttctcctgtattttttatatgcaaaatacctttcaaatagcatgtatatgcatatataagtaaaCCCCAGGGCtacatttttttcttaatttttcaaagatttttaaatcaatttactgccctattttatcaagaaaaacccaataattatcccaaaattattatttttggtgattcatttattggagtctcatgtttatattaaaatatagctaatttattttttacacatttttttacaaatttatttggtattttaaaggaTAGAATTGCAtgattgcaatattagccttttttTAGGGTTTAAATTCGTTTCATATTCATAAAAtgagattttatatttttaaattgataattatgtattataaatcatttttatgcttttaatttatttccagaaattaatttattatttcttttaatttttaaaagggaaaaactagctatttaaataatagccaatccgtttcaattttagcctaaaatctgACCCCTAATTGGACCCCAATTTCAGCCCAATTTTAGGTAAAAC includes the following:
- the LOC142162783 gene encoding uncharacterized protein LOC142162783: MAVTDQQDANFANTSVAIPPSTGIDPSDPLNLRPSDNPGAMHVSIPFDGIGYRSWTHSVLRRLSIKNKLGFVSGEYKQPNPQSPNYRQWERCGNMVTLWILNSLSKEIADSVEYVSDAVELWKELEDREQTNGARLYQVQKEIDDLSQ